In Serinus canaria isolate serCan28SL12 chromosome 5, serCan2020, whole genome shotgun sequence, the following proteins share a genomic window:
- the FSHB gene encoding follitropin subunit beta: MKTLNCYVLLLCWKAICCNSCQLTNITIAVEREECEFCITVNATWCSGYCFTRDPVYKYPPVSTAQQTCTFKEVVYETVKIPGCGDHPEAFYSYPVATECHCDSCDTDTTDCTVRGLGPSYCSFSHNGSNQ; the protein is encoded by the exons ATGAAGACACTTAATTGCTACGTCCTGCTCCTTTGCTGGAAAGCAATTTGCTGCAACAGCTGCCAGCTCACCAACATCACCATTGCTGTGGAAAGAGAAGAATGTGAATTCTGTATCACAGTGAATGCCACGTGGTGCTCAGGATACTGCTTCACCAGG GATCCAGTATACAAATATCCTCCAGTATCAACTGCTCAGCAGACCTGTACCTTCAAGGAGGTTGTGTATGAAACAGTGAAGATTCCTGGCTGCGGTGACCACCCTGAAGCTTTTTACTCATACCCAGTAGCTACAGAATGCCACTGTGACAGCTGTGACACTGACACCACTGACTGCACTGTCAGGGGACTGGGGCCATCCTACTGTTCCTTCAGTCACAATGGAAGTAACCAGtga